One part of the Desulfonema ishimotonii genome encodes these proteins:
- the topA gene encoding type I DNA topoisomerase — translation MSSKPLVVVESPTKIRTVKKYLGNEYNVAATVGHIKDLPSKEIGIDIENNFKPKYRNIPGKQKVISALKKEAGDAEDIYLAPDPDREGEAIAWHTSEILKKKGRRFHRVLFHELTRNGIQEAMASPDTLNAHKYEAQQARRILDRLVGYQISPLLWRKVKNGLSAGRVQSVAVRIICDRERAIQAFDPVEYWSITARLHGETPPPFEAKLARKDGKKIEIPDETSARAILAELDGEDLVVDEVKKKTIRRNPQPPFTTSKLQQESIRKLRFSAKKAMMVAQQLYEGVELESGEPTGLITYMRTDSTRIAAEAAEEALELIREQFGEEYAPDQPRFFKNRKKVQDAHEAIRPTSVKNTPEKMKPFLSPEQMMLYTLIWKRFMASQMQQALISNNSIAIRGGAYRFSASGSTVKFPGFMALYMSEEQTLESEKEKGLLPELEKGMVLRREEMIPRQHFTQPPPRFSEASLVRELEEQGIGRPSTYATILSTIQDKGYVEKVNRNFRPSELGFIVNDLVVESFPDIFNVEFTARMEDDLDRVEAAEIDALNILTRFYSPFEKELNSAAEGMRSMKGVGMPIGQKCPMCNSEIHIKVGKNGPFIACSGYPECNYSRDYTRDEKGQIKVIEPDPVEAVDKVCDKCGKPMVIKRGRYGNFLACSGYPDCKNTQSVSTANGGQSTGVPCPEDGCDGELMERRSKRGKVFYGCNRFPDCKFAIWDKPVKTPCPRCGAKFLVEKTTKKDGTFLKCLNKACGYKALADEENGEE, via the coding sequence GTGAGTAGTAAACCCCTTGTTGTCGTAGAGTCTCCTACAAAGATCAGGACCGTAAAAAAATATCTGGGCAACGAATATAATGTGGCAGCCACTGTCGGCCATATCAAAGATCTGCCCTCCAAAGAGATCGGCATTGATATTGAAAACAATTTCAAGCCCAAATACCGGAATATTCCCGGCAAGCAGAAGGTCATCTCGGCCCTGAAAAAAGAGGCCGGAGATGCGGAAGATATTTATCTGGCACCCGACCCGGACCGGGAGGGCGAGGCCATTGCGTGGCATACGTCGGAAATTCTGAAAAAGAAAGGCCGCCGGTTCCACCGGGTTCTGTTTCACGAACTGACCCGGAACGGGATTCAGGAGGCCATGGCGTCGCCCGACACACTGAACGCCCACAAATATGAAGCCCAGCAGGCCCGCCGGATTCTGGACCGGCTGGTGGGCTACCAGATCTCCCCCCTGCTGTGGCGCAAGGTTAAAAACGGCCTGAGTGCGGGCCGGGTCCAGTCTGTGGCGGTCCGCATCATCTGCGACCGGGAGCGGGCCATCCAGGCGTTTGATCCCGTGGAATACTGGTCGATCACCGCCCGCCTTCACGGGGAAACACCGCCGCCGTTTGAGGCAAAGCTGGCCAGAAAAGACGGGAAAAAGATCGAAATCCCCGATGAAACCTCGGCCCGGGCCATTCTGGCGGAACTGGACGGCGAGGATCTGGTGGTGGATGAGGTGAAAAAGAAGACCATCCGGCGCAACCCCCAGCCCCCGTTTACCACCAGCAAGCTCCAGCAGGAGTCGATCCGGAAGCTGCGCTTTTCCGCCAAAAAGGCCATGATGGTCGCCCAGCAGCTTTACGAGGGCGTTGAACTGGAATCGGGTGAGCCGACCGGCCTGATCACCTATATGCGAACCGACTCCACCCGGATTGCGGCTGAGGCGGCAGAAGAGGCGCTTGAGCTGATCCGGGAGCAGTTCGGGGAAGAATATGCGCCGGATCAGCCCCGTTTTTTCAAAAACCGGAAAAAGGTGCAGGACGCCCATGAGGCGATCCGCCCCACCTCGGTGAAAAACACTCCGGAGAAGATGAAGCCGTTTCTATCCCCGGAGCAGATGATGCTCTACACCCTGATCTGGAAGCGGTTTATGGCCTCACAGATGCAGCAGGCCCTGATCAGCAACAATTCCATTGCCATCCGGGGGGGCGCATACCGGTTTTCCGCCAGCGGCTCCACGGTGAAGTTTCCGGGCTTTATGGCCCTGTACATGTCCGAAGAGCAGACCCTTGAAAGTGAAAAGGAAAAGGGGCTGCTTCCGGAACTGGAAAAGGGGATGGTGCTCCGGCGGGAAGAGATGATCCCCAGACAGCATTTCACCCAGCCCCCGCCCCGGTTTTCCGAGGCGTCCCTGGTCAGGGAGCTGGAGGAGCAGGGCATCGGACGGCCCAGCACCTACGCCACCATCCTGTCCACCATCCAGGACAAGGGATATGTGGAAAAGGTCAACCGGAACTTCCGGCCCAGCGAGCTGGGATTTATCGTCAACGACCTGGTGGTGGAGTCGTTTCCCGACATTTTCAACGTGGAATTCACCGCCCGGATGGAGGACGATCTCGACCGGGTGGAAGCGGCTGAAATTGACGCACTCAACATCCTGACCCGGTTTTACTCGCCCTTTGAAAAGGAGCTGAATTCTGCCGCAGAGGGGATGCGGAGCATGAAAGGGGTGGGGATGCCCATCGGGCAGAAGTGCCCCATGTGTAACAGCGAAATTCACATCAAGGTGGGCAAAAACGGGCCGTTTATCGCGTGCAGCGGCTACCCGGAGTGTAATTACAGCCGGGATTACACCCGCGATGAAAAGGGACAGATCAAAGTGATCGAGCCGGACCCTGTGGAAGCCGTGGACAAGGTATGTGACAAGTGCGGCAAGCCGATGGTGATCAAGCGGGGGCGGTATGGCAATTTCCTGGCGTGCAGCGGCTACCCGGACTGCAAGAACACCCAGTCGGTCAGCACGGCCAACGGCGGCCAGTCCACCGGCGTTCCGTGTCCCGAAGACGGGTGCGACGGTGAGCTGATGGAGCGGCGGTCCAAGCGGGGGAAAGTCTTTTACGGGTGCAACCGGTTCCCCGACTGCAAATTTGCCATCTGGGACAAGCCGGTCAAAACGCCCTGTCCCCGGTGCGGGGCCAAATTCCTGGTGGAGAAGACCACGAAAAAGGACGGGACATTTCTGAAGTGCCTCAACAAGGCGTGCGGGTATAAGGCATTGGCGGATGAGGAGAACGGGGAAGAATAA
- the dprA gene encoding DNA-processing protein DprA has product MPSEMTDRLLPWFILRSVPGVGNHLFKRLLDRFGTPDRALDASVEALAGVDGITARLAAVIRQHTETAAVRRETEDLSRSPYRIVTLTDPDYPGLLLEIPDPPPFLYVYGDMGNCSRNIAVVGARSATRYGLFTTGRLCRELATLNMTVVSGMARGVDTAAHAGALAAGGRTIAVLGSGFERIYPTENTELFHRIAESGAVITEFPLRAGPEPHHFPIRNRIISGISLGTVVVEASRKSGSLITARLAAEQNREVFAVPGNIHSFKSAGTHSLIKEGAKLVENAQDIMEELAHVIRDHMAKDRISRQDIMENIPPMSPEETTVFKALGPYPVHIDELVRTLGMDPGQLSGILLQLELKGIVAQSAGKMFSIEIGPVFGIQM; this is encoded by the coding sequence GTGCCAAGTGAAATGACGGACAGGCTTCTGCCCTGGTTTATACTGCGGAGTGTGCCGGGGGTCGGAAATCACCTTTTCAAACGTCTTCTGGACCGTTTCGGGACACCGGACCGGGCGCTGGACGCCTCGGTTGAAGCGCTGGCCGGGGTGGACGGTATTACCGCCCGGCTGGCGGCGGTGATCCGGCAGCATACAGAGACGGCTGCGGTCCGCCGGGAAACGGAGGATCTCAGCCGCAGTCCCTACAGGATCGTGACCCTGACAGACCCGGATTATCCGGGTCTTTTGCTTGAAATTCCCGATCCGCCCCCCTTTCTGTATGTGTACGGCGATATGGGAAACTGTTCCCGGAATATCGCCGTGGTCGGGGCCAGAAGTGCCACCCGGTACGGCCTGTTCACCACCGGCAGGCTCTGCCGGGAACTGGCCACCCTGAACATGACGGTGGTCAGCGGCATGGCCCGAGGCGTTGATACCGCTGCCCATGCCGGCGCGCTGGCGGCGGGCGGGCGGACCATTGCCGTCCTCGGCAGCGGATTTGAACGGATCTACCCGACCGAAAATACCGAACTGTTTCACCGCATTGCCGAATCCGGCGCGGTGATCACCGAATTTCCCCTGCGGGCCGGGCCGGAACCGCATCATTTCCCCATTCGCAACCGGATTATCAGCGGCATCTCCCTGGGTACGGTCGTGGTGGAGGCATCCAGAAAAAGCGGCTCCCTGATTACGGCCCGGCTGGCGGCAGAACAGAACCGGGAGGTCTTTGCCGTTCCCGGAAATATTCATTCTTTCAAGAGCGCCGGCACCCACAGCCTGATCAAAGAGGGGGCCAAGCTGGTGGAAAATGCCCAGGATATCATGGAAGAGCTGGCACACGTCATCCGGGATCACATGGCGAAAGACCGCATCAGCCGTCAGGATATTATGGAAAACATCCCGCCCATGTCCCCGGAAGAGACCACGGTGTTCAAAGCGCTGGGCCCTTATCCGGTTCACATTGACGAACTGGTGCGAACCCTTGGGATGGACCCCGGCCAGCTCTCCGGCATCCTGTTGCAGCTTGAGCTGAAGGGCATTGTGGCCCAGTCAGCGGGCAAAATGTTTTCCATAGAAATCGGCCCGGTATTCGGCATTCAGATGTAA
- the secF gene encoding protein translocase subunit SecF yields MQFIKPDVNIDIIGKRKIAFCASCVLILISILSLLFHGGPKYGVDFAGGTVIQVKFASSANIPDIKKGLTTLSLESASVQSFGEAGDNEFLIRTEQSEITEQGFSKKLQAALKTATGSDTEIRRVEMVGPQVGKDLREKALFAMFYALLFITIYISGRFELKWVISGVVAAALMGAVYLFSMLNLSIPFLIITALIVSLVLFWFLELKYAMGAIVALIHDVTITVGVFSIFDKEFSLPIIAALLTIIGYSLNDTIIVFDRIRENLRKYSKKPLEITINRSINETLSRTILTSLTTLVVVAALFVLGGGIIHDFAFALLVGILVGTYSSVYVASPILLAWQEFGKKR; encoded by the coding sequence ATGCAGTTCATAAAACCTGACGTAAATATTGATATTATCGGCAAAAGGAAGATCGCTTTCTGCGCATCCTGTGTGCTGATTCTGATCAGCATCCTGTCGCTTCTCTTTCACGGGGGCCCGAAATACGGCGTTGATTTTGCAGGCGGAACGGTTATCCAGGTCAAATTCGCATCGTCGGCAAACATCCCGGACATTAAAAAGGGGCTGACAACGCTTTCCCTTGAAAGCGCGTCGGTCCAGTCCTTCGGAGAGGCCGGTGACAACGAGTTCCTGATCCGCACGGAACAGTCCGAAATCACGGAACAGGGATTTTCCAAAAAATTGCAGGCGGCCCTGAAAACCGCCACCGGCAGCGATACGGAGATCCGGCGGGTTGAAATGGTCGGCCCCCAGGTGGGAAAGGATTTGCGGGAAAAGGCGTTGTTCGCCATGTTCTACGCCCTGCTCTTCATCACCATCTACATCTCCGGCCGGTTTGAGCTGAAATGGGTGATCAGCGGCGTGGTGGCCGCAGCGCTCATGGGGGCGGTCTACCTCTTCTCCATGCTCAATCTGAGCATCCCGTTTCTCATTATCACCGCCCTGATCGTCAGCCTGGTCCTTTTCTGGTTCCTGGAGCTGAAATATGCCATGGGCGCCATTGTGGCCCTGATCCACGACGTGACCATTACGGTGGGCGTCTTTTCCATCTTCGACAAGGAGTTCTCCCTGCCCATCATCGCGGCCCTGCTGACCATCATCGGCTACTCCCTGAACGATACCATCATCGTGTTTGACCGCATCCGGGAGAATCTGCGGAAATATTCCAAAAAGCCCCTGGAGATCACTATCAACAGGAGCATCAACGAGACCCTGAGCCGGACCATCCTCACCTCGCTGACGACACTGGTGGTGGTGGCGGCCCTCTTTGTCTTGGGCGGCGGGATTATTCACGACTTCGCCTTTGCCCTCCTGGTGGGAATTCTGGTCGGAACCTATTCATCGGTATACGTGGCAAGCCCCATCCTGCTGGCCTGGCAGGAATTTGGCAAAAAACGATAG
- the secD gene encoding protein translocase subunit SecD, translating to MKNLTWRLVIVAAVIIAALIYILPTIVPDMWPHKKINLGLDLQGGMHLALEVDTHKALESTIERTGHEIRDFLKKEHIRSAGVERVNGEKLSVKISGEDADKFDEILNDDFPGLRIVSRSDEGGTVSIVLDLPEKEAERIKLMATDQALETIRNRIDQFGVSEPDIRKQGENRILIQLPGIKDTQRAKDLIGRTALLEFKLLDEVHDPKAAVGGTVPPGTELLWQIRVSPETNREIKTPYLVKKRSLLTGAYLTDARVQIDSQYNEPYVGIRFDRKGARIFERITGENVKKRLAIVLDKKVYSAPVIQEKIAGGEARITGSFTTEEARDLAIILRAGALPAPVKVLEERTVGPSLGSDSIRQGLFSMIVGGVLVVIFMVIYYNGAGLVADMALIFNLILIAAGLAGFQATLTLPGIAGIILTIGMAVDANVLIFERIREEMALGKTPHSAVTAGYERATLTILDANVTTLIAALVLFQFGTGPIKGFAVTLSLGVVSSMFTALFVTRIVFDYLLVNRRVRRLSI from the coding sequence TTGAAGAACTTAACATGGCGACTGGTTATTGTTGCAGCAGTGATAATAGCGGCCCTTATCTATATCTTGCCGACCATCGTGCCGGATATGTGGCCACACAAAAAGATCAACCTGGGGCTTGACCTCCAGGGGGGGATGCACCTTGCGCTCGAAGTGGACACCCATAAAGCCCTGGAGAGTACCATCGAACGGACGGGCCATGAGATCCGGGATTTCCTTAAAAAAGAGCATATCCGTTCCGCAGGCGTGGAGCGGGTGAACGGAGAAAAGCTGTCGGTTAAAATCTCCGGGGAAGATGCCGATAAATTTGACGAAATACTCAACGACGATTTCCCCGGCCTTCGGATCGTCTCCCGGTCGGATGAGGGCGGGACCGTCAGTATCGTGCTGGATCTGCCGGAAAAGGAGGCCGAACGCATTAAGCTGATGGCCACTGACCAGGCCCTGGAGACCATCCGGAACCGGATTGATCAGTTCGGCGTCAGTGAGCCGGATATCCGCAAGCAGGGGGAAAACCGTATTCTGATTCAGCTTCCGGGCATCAAAGACACCCAGCGGGCCAAGGATCTGATCGGGCGCACCGCCCTGCTGGAGTTCAAGCTGCTTGACGAGGTCCATGATCCCAAGGCGGCTGTCGGCGGAACGGTCCCGCCGGGAACGGAACTGCTCTGGCAGATCCGGGTCAGCCCGGAAACCAACCGCGAAATCAAAACCCCGTATCTGGTCAAAAAGCGCTCCCTGCTGACCGGTGCCTATCTCACGGACGCACGGGTTCAGATCGACTCCCAGTATAACGAGCCGTATGTCGGCATCAGATTCGACCGGAAGGGCGCACGGATTTTCGAGCGGATCACGGGCGAAAATGTGAAAAAGCGTCTGGCCATTGTGCTGGACAAAAAGGTCTATTCCGCCCCCGTGATCCAGGAAAAAATCGCCGGCGGCGAGGCCCGGATCACAGGCAGTTTTACGACCGAGGAGGCCCGCGATCTGGCCATCATCCTCCGGGCCGGTGCCCTCCCCGCCCCGGTAAAGGTTCTCGAAGAGCGGACCGTCGGCCCCTCCCTGGGCTCCGACTCCATCCGGCAGGGGCTGTTTTCCATGATCGTGGGCGGCGTTCTGGTGGTGATCTTCATGGTCATCTATTACAACGGCGCAGGCCTTGTTGCCGATATGGCGCTGATCTTCAACCTCATTCTCATTGCCGCCGGTCTGGCCGGATTCCAGGCCACACTGACCCTGCCGGGTATAGCGGGTATTATTCTGACCATCGGCATGGCGGTGGATGCCAACGTCCTTATTTTCGAGCGGATTCGCGAGGAGATGGCCTTGGGAAAAACGCCCCATTCTGCCGTCACCGCCGGGTATGAGCGGGCAACCCTCACCATTCTGGACGCCAACGTCACCACCCTGATCGCGGCCCTGGTCCTGTTTCAGTTCGGCACCGGACCGATCAAGGGATTTGCCGTCACCCTGAGCCTCGGCGTGGTGTCCAGTATGTTCACCGCCCTTTTCGTGACGCGGATCGTGTTTGACTACCTGCTGGTTAATCGCCGGGTCAGGAGACTGAGCATCTGA
- the yajC gene encoding preprotein translocase subunit YajC, with product MFDIAYAMGAPGGAPPGGAGGFASFVPLILMFVIFYFLLIRPQQKKAKEHREMLSSLKKGDRIMTSGGLYGRIMSIDENSISLEIAEKIRVKISRGYVASLLKDAQGLAQKSDHSKSK from the coding sequence TTGTTCGATATCGCATACGCAATGGGGGCACCGGGCGGTGCCCCGCCGGGAGGTGCCGGGGGCTTTGCATCATTTGTCCCACTGATTCTGATGTTCGTCATCTTTTATTTTCTGCTCATCCGGCCCCAGCAGAAAAAGGCCAAAGAACACCGTGAAATGCTCAGCAGTCTGAAAAAAGGGGACCGCATTATGACCAGCGGCGGACTCTACGGGCGGATCATGTCCATTGACGAAAACAGCATCTCTCTGGAAATTGCGGAAAAAATCCGGGTCAAAATCAGCCGGGGATATGTGGCGTCTCTGCTTAAGGATGCACAGGGACTGGCACAGAAATCTGATCACAGCAAATCCAAGTAA
- a CDS encoding PCRF domain-containing protein, with protein sequence MSKKKPDMLFKVILFCAILITLMVGGFWFWPRTPPTAPEQKPALRPKTDADSEKVAPDPAEPPRPVIRFEENDEAFQELMRRRKAEYGLEKGVDMIVRADESVRIGDTTLPMREILDKIRLKKGGVVESDLGEQPARKGHIEALFSRLRAAEDRFRSLENRLADPDADRDAATFQEQVREHAALSEVLETWQQYRETLKAYNKNADLLKAGEIRPELQAQSDALVQERTALKAALRNRLAALEPESEVPADDGELFGRLDRIEDRFRTLTDTAGTSPEETEMAGVRARIRERAALRGVMGDYQAYRAITEEVEKNRTLLAKDESHIRQELRERGIALRLKRDDLENTLTARLMPDKKVDLYGVYVVRPGDNVWNIHFRFLQEYFKHRDIILSSRSDEPVRPGISSGVGKILKFSENMVYIYNIREHELGADLNLIHPLSKIVVFNMGQAFELLSQVDFKNIRHIRFDGETLWIPAE encoded by the coding sequence ATGAGTAAAAAAAAACCGGATATGCTTTTCAAGGTTATTCTTTTCTGCGCCATTCTGATCACCCTGATGGTCGGCGGGTTCTGGTTCTGGCCCCGGACCCCGCCGACAGCCCCGGAGCAGAAGCCCGCCCTGCGGCCGAAGACGGATGCGGATTCTGAAAAAGTGGCCCCGGACCCGGCGGAGCCCCCCCGCCCGGTGATCCGTTTTGAGGAAAATGACGAGGCCTTTCAGGAACTGATGCGACGCCGAAAGGCGGAGTATGGTCTGGAAAAGGGCGTGGACATGATTGTCCGGGCGGATGAGTCGGTCAGGATCGGTGACACCACGCTGCCCATGCGGGAGATCCTGGATAAAATCCGTCTGAAAAAGGGCGGAGTGGTTGAAAGCGATCTGGGGGAACAGCCGGCCCGGAAGGGGCATATTGAAGCGCTGTTCAGCCGGCTCCGGGCCGCCGAAGACCGGTTTCGCTCCCTTGAAAACAGACTTGCCGATCCGGACGCTGACCGGGATGCGGCGACGTTTCAGGAACAGGTCCGGGAACATGCCGCGCTGTCAGAGGTTCTTGAAACCTGGCAGCAATACAGAGAAACCCTGAAAGCATACAACAAAAATGCAGACCTGCTCAAAGCCGGGGAAATCCGCCCGGAACTTCAGGCACAGTCGGACGCGCTGGTACAGGAGCGCACGGCCCTGAAAGCGGCCCTGAGGAATCGGCTTGCGGCCCTGGAGCCGGAATCGGAGGTGCCGGCGGACGACGGCGAGCTGTTCGGGCGTCTGGACAGAATTGAAGACCGGTTCCGCACACTGACAGACACCGCCGGAACATCGCCGGAAGAAACGGAAATGGCCGGGGTCCGGGCCCGTATCCGGGAGCGGGCGGCCCTCCGGGGGGTGATGGGCGATTATCAGGCCTACAGGGCCATCACGGAAGAGGTGGAAAAAAACCGCACACTGCTGGCGAAGGATGAATCCCATATCCGGCAGGAACTCCGGGAAAGAGGGATTGCCCTCCGGCTGAAGCGGGATGACCTTGAAAACACCCTGACCGCCCGCCTGATGCCCGATAAAAAAGTGGATCTGTACGGGGTCTATGTGGTCCGCCCCGGAGATAATGTGTGGAACATTCACTTCCGGTTTCTCCAGGAATATTTCAAACACCGTGATATCATCCTCTCCTCCCGGTCGGATGAACCGGTTCGGCCCGGCATCAGCTCCGGTGTCGGTAAAATCCTGAAATTTTCTGAAAATATGGTATATATCTATAATATCAGAGAACACGAACTGGGGGCGGATCTGAATCTTATCCACCCCCTGAGCAAAATAGTCGTGTTTAACATGGGGCAGGCTTTTGAACTGCTCAGCCAGGTTGATTTCAAAAACATCCGGCATATCCGGTTTGACGGCGAAACCCTGTGGATACCGGCTGAATAA
- a CDS encoding Rne/Rng family ribonuclease — MSSKILINALDPEECRIAKVKGCKLEEFQIESAAKEITHGNIYKGIITRVEPGLQSVFVDYGAERNGFLQKHEIHSDYFQDMPNGDQSIKNIVRRGQELLVQVTKDPILKKGAMLTTYISLPGRYIVLMPGSKNIGISRKIEDEEERQRLKDIVTKIKLPPGFGMIVRTVGANCPKTRITKDLRYLMRIWKNINKKGVGAEAPDLLYKERHLVLRSIRDYFTPDVTEILIDDEGIHQEVRDFINIISPRQNRIVKLYKGAKPIFTKYELENQIASIFENRVELKSGGSVVIDQTEALVAIDVNSGKSIHKKSIEQTAFSTNLEAAEEIARQLRLRDLGGLIVIDFIDMKDGKHKSEVEKSLKNFVKEDKARIKLGRISKFGLLEMSRQRIRPSIEYGSYQPCKFCRGKGLLPSTETLALSFLRKLQLETLKEGIAGVKGIVPLEVADYLLNNKRRDILDLEVRRDVTIRIEGSAAMLPRENEIVLER, encoded by the coding sequence ATGAGCAGCAAAATCCTAATTAACGCACTTGATCCTGAAGAATGCAGAATTGCCAAAGTCAAAGGCTGTAAACTGGAAGAGTTTCAAATTGAAAGTGCTGCAAAGGAGATCACCCACGGCAATATTTATAAGGGGATCATCACCCGTGTTGAGCCGGGGCTTCAGTCCGTATTTGTGGATTACGGCGCAGAACGAAACGGATTTTTGCAAAAACATGAGATCCACAGTGACTACTTCCAGGACATGCCGAACGGGGATCAGTCCATCAAGAACATTGTCCGGCGCGGGCAGGAGCTTCTGGTGCAGGTCACCAAGGATCCGATTTTAAAAAAAGGGGCCATGCTGACCACCTATATTTCGCTGCCGGGCCGGTATATTGTGCTGATGCCCGGCAGTAAGAACATCGGCATTTCCCGAAAAATCGAGGATGAGGAGGAGCGGCAGCGTCTCAAGGATATTGTCACCAAGATCAAACTGCCGCCGGGCTTCGGTATGATTGTCCGCACGGTCGGGGCGAACTGCCCCAAGACCCGGATCACCAAAGACCTGAGATACCTGATGCGGATCTGGAAAAACATCAACAAGAAAGGCGTCGGGGCCGAGGCCCCTGACCTGCTCTACAAAGAGCGGCATCTGGTGCTGCGGTCCATACGGGACTACTTTACCCCGGATGTGACTGAGATTCTCATTGACGATGAGGGGATTCATCAGGAGGTCAGGGATTTCATCAACATCATATCGCCTCGCCAGAACCGGATTGTCAAGCTGTACAAGGGCGCAAAGCCCATATTCACCAAGTATGAACTCGAAAATCAGATCGCCTCGATCTTTGAGAACCGGGTCGAACTCAAGTCCGGCGGTTCCGTCGTCATTGACCAGACCGAGGCGCTGGTGGCCATTGATGTCAACTCCGGCAAAAGCATTCACAAGAAATCTATTGAGCAGACCGCTTTTTCCACCAACCTTGAGGCGGCAGAGGAGATCGCCCGTCAGCTGCGGCTGCGGGATCTGGGAGGGTTGATTGTTATCGACTTCATTGATATGAAGGATGGCAAGCATAAATCAGAGGTGGAAAAATCCCTGAAAAATTTTGTCAAGGAGGACAAGGCCCGGATCAAGCTGGGGCGGATATCCAAATTCGGGCTGCTGGAGATGTCCCGGCAGCGCATCCGGCCCTCTATTGAGTACGGCAGCTATCAGCCCTGTAAGTTTTGCCGGGGCAAAGGGCTGCTCCCCTCCACCGAAACCCTGGCCCTCAGCTTTCTGCGAAAACTTCAGCTGGAAACCCTGAAAGAGGGCATTGCCGGTGTGAAGGGGATTGTGCCCCTTGAGGTGGCGGACTATCTTCTCAACAACAAGCGCAGGGATATCCTTGACCTGGAGGTCCGGCGGGACGTCACCATCCGAATCGAGGGGAGCGCGGCCATGCTGCCCCGGGAAAATGAAATCGTGCTGGAGCGATAG
- a CDS encoding DEAD/DEAH box helicase — MKITITSRLELSGVPDALSENIRKNLEFPNPRWLDNDRMGRWNRDTPKFLRFYEEIRSETLYLPRGFARQLILMCRNHHVDYTLEDRRRTLPEADFSFSGSLRPFQQAAADKMLSREFGTLNAPTGSGKTVIALYMIARRRQPALVVVHTKDLALQWVARISTFLGIPADQVGFIGGGKREVGEKITVALVQSLCKCAETVAPKIGYIVVDECHRAPSRTFTDAVSAFDARYMLGLTATPWRRDRLSRLIFWYLGDVHYQIDKTGLIEKGHILEVEVVIRETAFRPFYDPVREYSKMLSELTADDERNRLITADVSAEAGKGTGVCLVLSDRKKHCETLQALLKYNYKISAGLLTGDLSTRKRQEVLDRLTRGELTVLVATGQLIGEGFDCKDLSTLFIATPVKFSGRLVQYLGRVLRPAPGKTRARVYDYVDVQVGPLVAAAINRQQVYQAQGARPASRNSEQ, encoded by the coding sequence TTGAAAATCACGATTACCAGCCGCCTGGAACTTTCCGGGGTTCCCGACGCGCTATCTGAAAATATCCGGAAAAATCTTGAATTCCCCAACCCCAGATGGCTTGACAATGACCGCATGGGCCGCTGGAACAGGGACACCCCTAAGTTTCTCCGGTTTTACGAGGAGATCCGGTCTGAAACGCTTTACCTGCCCCGGGGATTTGCCCGGCAGCTGATTCTGATGTGTCGAAACCATCATGTGGACTATACCCTGGAAGACCGGCGCCGAACCCTGCCGGAGGCGGATTTTTCATTTTCCGGCAGTCTCAGACCCTTTCAGCAGGCAGCGGCGGACAAAATGCTCTCCAGGGAATTCGGCACCCTGAACGCCCCGACCGGCAGTGGAAAAACGGTGATCGCCCTTTACATGATCGCCCGGCGACGGCAGCCCGCCCTGGTGGTGGTTCACACCAAAGATCTGGCGCTTCAGTGGGTGGCGCGCATCAGCACCTTCCTGGGAATTCCCGCAGATCAGGTCGGCTTTATCGGCGGGGGAAAGCGGGAGGTCGGTGAGAAGATCACCGTGGCCCTGGTCCAGTCCCTCTGCAAATGCGCCGAAACGGTTGCGCCGAAAATCGGCTACATTGTGGTGGATGAATGCCACCGGGCCCCCAGCCGGACCTTTACAGATGCGGTTTCGGCCTTTGACGCCCGCTATATGCTGGGGCTGACCGCCACCCCCTGGCGGCGGGACCGGCTTTCCCGCCTGATCTTCTGGTACCTGGGAGATGTCCACTACCAGATTGACAAAACCGGACTGATTGAGAAGGGCCACATCCTGGAAGTGGAGGTGGTCATCCGGGAGACGGCGTTCAGGCCCTTTTATGACCCTGTCCGGGAATATTCCAAAATGCTCTCCGAGCTGACGGCGGATGACGAACGCAACCGGCTGATCACCGCAGATGTCAGCGCAGAGGCCGGAAAGGGCACGGGCGTCTGCCTGGTGCTGTCGGACCGGAAAAAACATTGTGAAACCCTTCAGGCGCTTCTGAAATACAATTATAAAATCAGTGCCGGACTGCTGACCGGCGATCTGAGTACCCGGAAACGGCAGGAGGTGCTGGACCGGCTGACCCGGGGCGAACTGACCGTGCTGGTGGCCACCGGCCAGCTGATCGGCGAAGGGTTTGACTGCAAGGATCTCTCAACCCTTTTTATCGCCACGCCGGTGAAATTCAGTGGCCGCCTGGTCCAGTATCTTGGCCGGGTGCTGCGGCCCGCTCCCGGAAAAACGCGGGCCAGGGTTTACGACTACGTGGACGTGCAGGTGGGGCCTCTGGTGGCTGCGGCCATCAACCGGCAGCAGGTCTATCAGGCCCAGGGCGCACGCCCGGCCAGCCGAAACAGTGAGCAGTAA